One Candidatus Devosia phytovorans genomic window carries:
- a CDS encoding cytosine deaminase, with translation MAINIPADGHYTIANATVPLSVMGDATSGAVGLFDIAIADGAISSVNPAGGTAGPNVIDLDHGIVLPAFVDLHTHLDKGHIWPRKQNPDGTWIGALMAVLSDRQANWAAADVERRMDFSLRCAYAHGTAAIRTHLDMAPPQHTITWDVFEAMRARWAGRIELQAAGLMGPDTILDPTALRAIGERTKAAGGILGGSTAVHPDNPTIMRKLVAIAGELGLDIDLHTDESPDPAANALECLADAVIESGFTGKVTAGHCCSLSVQAEDVANRVIDKVARAGIAVVSLPMCNMYLQDRDNTDGIRTPRWRGVTLLNELKAAGVPVAIASDNTRDPFYAYGDLDGFEVLREGARILHFDHPQSQAFSWARAVGADPAAHAGFAYQATITPGAPADLVLFRARSWTELMSRPQADRTVLRSGLSIDTTLPDYRELDDLMVTR, from the coding sequence GTGGCGATCAACATTCCGGCCGACGGCCACTATACGATCGCCAATGCCACCGTGCCGCTGTCCGTCATGGGTGACGCAACCTCCGGCGCTGTCGGCCTGTTCGACATCGCCATCGCCGATGGCGCCATCTCCAGCGTAAACCCGGCTGGTGGCACCGCTGGCCCCAATGTCATCGATCTCGACCACGGCATCGTGCTGCCCGCCTTCGTCGATCTCCATACCCATCTCGACAAGGGCCACATCTGGCCACGCAAGCAGAACCCCGATGGCACCTGGATCGGTGCGCTGATGGCCGTACTCTCCGACCGCCAGGCCAATTGGGCTGCGGCAGATGTCGAACGGCGCATGGATTTCTCCCTGCGTTGCGCCTATGCCCACGGCACGGCCGCCATCCGCACCCATCTCGACATGGCGCCGCCCCAGCATACTATCACCTGGGACGTCTTCGAAGCCATGCGCGCCCGCTGGGCGGGCCGGATCGAACTGCAGGCCGCGGGCCTCATGGGTCCCGATACCATCCTCGATCCCACCGCTCTCCGCGCCATCGGCGAACGCACCAAGGCCGCCGGCGGCATCCTGGGCGGCTCGACGGCCGTACACCCCGACAATCCCACCATCATGCGCAAGCTGGTGGCAATCGCCGGCGAGCTCGGCCTCGACATCGATCTCCACACCGACGAAAGCCCGGACCCGGCCGCCAATGCGCTGGAATGTCTCGCCGATGCCGTGATCGAGAGCGGCTTCACCGGCAAGGTGACCGCCGGCCATTGCTGCTCGCTGTCGGTGCAGGCCGAGGATGTCGCCAACCGGGTTATCGACAAGGTCGCCCGTGCCGGCATCGCGGTGGTCAGCCTGCCCATGTGCAACATGTATCTGCAGGATCGCGACAATACCGATGGCATCCGCACCCCCCGCTGGCGGGGCGTGACCCTGCTCAACGAGCTCAAGGCAGCCGGCGTGCCGGTGGCCATCGCCTCGGACAATACCCGCGATCCCTTCTACGCCTATGGCGACCTCGACGGCTTCGAAGTCCTCCGCGAAGGCGCGCGCATCCTCCATTTTGATCACCCTCAGAGCCAGGCCTTCAGCTGGGCCCGCGCGGTCGGCGCCGATCCGGCCGCCCATGCCGGCTTTGCCTATCAGGCCACGATCACGCCTGGCGCGCCGGCCGATCTTGTGCTGTTCCGCGCCCGAAGCTGGACCGAACTCATGTCGCGTCCGCAAGCCGACCGCACCGTACTGCGCTCGGGCCTTTCCATCGACACGACTCTTCCCGACTACCGCGAACTCGACGACCTTATGGTGACCAGATGA
- a CDS encoding ABC transporter permease — MSDAAPAIKSSEAGTDSAVAIVVARTSLTERILRVVIPTAMVLLAIGLWQLHITVNQVPRYIMPAPGDVIVALFTDWPTLYPSLLVTVRVTLLALLLALAGGVGLAIILVQSKWVELAIFPFAVILQVTPMIAIAPLLIIYIKDSQSVLLTCAFIVAFFPILSNMVAGLKSVDHNLLNLFELNGASRWQTLLYLKLPSSLPYFAAGLRIGGGLSLIAAVVAEFAVGSAGRGSGLAFRLLESGYRLNYPRLYAALILLMLTGIVIFALTSLISWLLLHRWHESAMRREN; from the coding sequence ATGAGTGACGCTGCCCCCGCCATCAAATCCTCCGAGGCCGGCACCGACAGTGCCGTTGCCATTGTCGTCGCCAGAACCAGTCTCACCGAACGCATCCTGCGCGTCGTGATCCCGACCGCCATGGTGCTGCTGGCCATCGGCCTCTGGCAATTGCACATCACCGTCAACCAGGTGCCGCGCTACATCATGCCGGCACCCGGCGATGTCATCGTCGCCCTGTTCACCGATTGGCCGACGCTCTATCCATCGCTGCTGGTCACCGTCCGCGTGACGTTACTGGCGCTGCTGCTGGCGCTTGCTGGCGGGGTGGGCCTCGCCATCATCCTCGTCCAGTCGAAATGGGTCGAACTGGCCATTTTCCCCTTCGCCGTGATCCTGCAGGTCACGCCGATGATCGCCATTGCGCCGCTGCTGATCATCTACATCAAGGATTCCCAGTCCGTCCTTTTGACCTGCGCCTTCATCGTCGCCTTCTTCCCCATACTCTCCAACATGGTCGCGGGTCTGAAAAGCGTTGACCACAACCTGCTCAACCTCTTCGAGCTGAACGGCGCCAGCCGCTGGCAGACCTTGCTCTATCTCAAGCTGCCATCCTCGCTGCCCTATTTCGCCGCGGGCCTGCGCATTGGTGGCGGCCTGTCGCTAATTGCAGCGGTGGTCGCAGAATTTGCCGTCGGTTCGGCGGGCCGGGGCTCGGGTCTGGCCTTCCGGCTGCTGGAATCGGGCTATCGCCTCAACTATCCGCGGCTCTATGCGGCGCTGATCCTGCTGATGCTGACCGGCATCGTCATTTTCGCCCTGACCTCGCTGATCTCCTGGCTGCTGCTGCACCGCTGGCACGAAAGCGCCATGCGGCGGGAGAACTGA
- a CDS encoding ABC transporter ATP-binding protein, with the protein MTDTSLAAAPATNAASGRLVVSMRNVSKLFSNGTLALKGMTLDVRRGEFLSLLGPSGCGKSTALRIIAGLGEASSGTIDWPSSKIDSRGKPQGDIGFVFQEPTLMPWATVFSNVYLPLRLAGMSRSAARPRIMEVLASVGLADFHKSYPRELSGGMKMRVSIARALVTKPKLLLMDEPFAALDEITRQKLNDDVLRLWRETGLTVIFVTHSVFESAFLSNRIVVMRARPGQVYSDLPILTSIDRDAHYRTSEEYRATTDTVSRALQEAIDIGAAGK; encoded by the coding sequence TTGACTGATACATCTCTTGCCGCCGCACCGGCGACCAATGCGGCCTCGGGCCGTCTCGTGGTTTCGATGCGTAATGTTTCCAAGCTGTTTTCCAATGGCACGCTCGCACTCAAGGGCATGACGCTGGATGTGCGGCGCGGCGAATTCCTGTCGCTGCTTGGTCCTTCCGGCTGTGGCAAATCCACAGCGCTGCGTATCATCGCGGGCCTCGGCGAGGCCAGCAGCGGTACGATCGACTGGCCATCCAGCAAGATCGACAGCCGCGGCAAGCCGCAGGGGGACATCGGCTTCGTCTTCCAGGAGCCGACGCTGATGCCCTGGGCCACGGTGTTCAGCAATGTCTACCTGCCGCTGCGCCTTGCAGGCATGTCCAGATCCGCAGCGCGCCCGCGCATCATGGAAGTGCTGGCCTCGGTCGGCCTTGCCGATTTCCACAAATCCTATCCGCGCGAACTGTCCGGCGGCATGAAAATGCGCGTTTCCATCGCCCGGGCACTGGTGACCAAGCCAAAGCTCCTGCTGATGGACGAGCCCTTTGCGGCGCTCGATGAGATCACCCGGCAAAAGCTCAATGACGACGTGCTTCGTCTCTGGCGCGAAACCGGCCTCACCGTCATCTTTGTCACCCATTCGGTGTTCGAAAGCGCTTTTCTGTCCAACCGGATCGTGGTCATGCGGGCGCGGCCGGGTCAGGTCTATTCCGACCTGCCCATCCTCACCTCCATTGATCGCGACGCGCATTACCGCACTTCAGAAGAGTATCGTGCGACCACCGACACGGTGTCGCGCGCCCTTCAGGAAGCCATCGACATTGGAGCAGCCGGCAAATGA
- a CDS encoding ABC transporter substrate-binding protein, producing the protein MLRLSTVLTASILAGGLAAGGAVAQDKVTFATNWLAQAEHGGYYQAIADGTYAEYGLDVTIAQGGPQSPGRPMLVSGQVQFYMGGATGAINSVKEGIPTITLAAIFQKDPQILMSHPGKFATFPELAGASKYILSADGFAGYFSWMKAAWPDFVDEKYEPYQFNPASFLSDDMAIQQGYLTSEPYSIETEAGFAPDVWLLADQGTYTPYSTTIEAMKPWYDENPDVAKRFVEASIIGWYNYLYGDNTAGNDLIKADNPEMTDEQIAYSIDKMKEYGILISGEAETQGIGCMTDERWKTYYDNMVEVGLYDAGIDVTQAYTTELVCQGLGVDLVK; encoded by the coding sequence ATGCTGAGACTTTCGACTGTCCTGACCGCATCAATCCTGGCGGGCGGCCTCGCGGCTGGGGGCGCCGTGGCGCAGGATAAGGTGACCTTCGCCACCAACTGGCTCGCCCAGGCCGAGCACGGCGGCTACTACCAGGCTATCGCCGACGGCACCTATGCCGAATATGGGCTGGACGTGACCATTGCCCAGGGTGGCCCACAGTCGCCAGGCCGGCCGATGCTCGTCTCCGGCCAGGTGCAATTCTACATGGGCGGCGCCACGGGTGCCATCAACAGCGTCAAGGAAGGCATTCCCACCATTACCCTGGCGGCAATCTTTCAGAAGGATCCGCAGATCCTGATGTCGCATCCAGGCAAGTTCGCCACCTTCCCCGAACTGGCGGGCGCCTCGAAATACATCCTGAGCGCCGATGGCTTTGCCGGCTATTTCAGCTGGATGAAGGCCGCTTGGCCTGACTTCGTTGACGAGAAATACGAGCCCTATCAGTTCAATCCGGCGTCCTTCCTGTCCGACGACATGGCCATCCAGCAGGGTTACCTGACCTCCGAGCCCTATTCGATCGAGACCGAGGCCGGCTTTGCGCCCGACGTGTGGCTGCTGGCCGATCAGGGAACCTATACGCCCTATTCGACGACCATCGAAGCGATGAAGCCCTGGTATGACGAAAACCCCGATGTGGCCAAGCGTTTCGTCGAGGCCTCGATCATCGGCTGGTACAACTATCTCTACGGCGACAACACGGCCGGCAACGACCTGATCAAGGCCGACAATCCGGAAATGACCGATGAGCAGATCGCCTATTCCATCGACAAGATGAAGGAATACGGCATCCTGATTTCGGGCGAAGCGGAGACGCAGGGCATCGGTTGCATGACCGACGAACGCTGGAAGACCTATTACGACAATATGGTCGAGGTTGGCCTCTACGACGCCGGCATCGATGTGACCCAGGCCTATACGACCGAACTGGTCTGCCAGGGGCTGGGCGTGGACCTCGTGAAGTAA
- a CDS encoding Rid family hydrolase, with product MTTSLNPPDIHPPFAPYSHGIVVPAGQKLVFCSGQLGIGADNVVPPDCGGQARICFDNIAAILAEAGLGLEHVVRINAFVTGREHLSDYMAVRNGLFAAPYPASTLMIVSGFARPEFVVEIEAIAAGPA from the coding sequence ATGACCACTTCACTCAACCCTCCCGACATCCATCCGCCTTTCGCCCCCTATAGCCACGGCATTGTCGTGCCGGCCGGGCAGAAGCTTGTTTTCTGCTCCGGACAACTCGGCATCGGCGCCGACAACGTCGTGCCGCCCGACTGCGGGGGACAGGCGCGCATCTGTTTTGACAACATTGCTGCGATCCTGGCCGAGGCGGGTCTGGGGCTCGAACATGTCGTCCGCATCAATGCCTTCGTCACCGGGCGCGAGCACCTGTCCGACTATATGGCGGTCCGGAACGGGCTCTTTGCAGCACCCTATCCTGCATCCACGCTGATGATCGTTTCGGGCTTTGCCCGGCCGGAATTTGTCGTCGAGATCGAAGCCATCGCGGCCGGTCCGGCCTGA
- a CDS encoding creatininase family protein produces MPRKIWWTDYAAREFDTIDPMKTIAILPIAAVEQHGPHLPVGTDTIINTSMMELLAERAPAGLDIRILPVQAIGKSNEHIWAKGTITHTANNLIDAWTQIGLEVARAGVRKIVFVNSHGGNEEIMGIVTRELRVRAGMLAVKSGWRFTPPDVLTDLERRHGIHGGDSETSLVLHFKPHLVDMRRAENFVSIAARDEQQFRYLRPTGAFGHVYAWIASDINPAGAVGDASLATAEKGQIIAEANVAGMLEVLAEVEAMPLPQ; encoded by the coding sequence ATGCCCCGCAAGATCTGGTGGACCGACTACGCCGCACGCGAATTCGACACTATCGACCCGATGAAGACCATTGCCATCCTGCCGATCGCGGCGGTGGAACAGCATGGCCCGCATCTGCCGGTCGGCACCGATACGATCATCAATACATCGATGATGGAATTGCTGGCCGAGCGCGCGCCCGCGGGTCTCGATATTCGCATCCTGCCCGTTCAGGCCATTGGCAAGTCCAACGAGCATATCTGGGCCAAGGGCACGATCACCCACACGGCCAACAATCTCATCGATGCCTGGACGCAGATCGGGCTCGAAGTGGCGCGGGCGGGGGTCAGAAAAATCGTCTTCGTCAATTCGCACGGCGGCAACGAGGAGATCATGGGCATTGTCACCCGCGAACTTCGCGTGCGCGCCGGCATGCTGGCGGTCAAGAGCGGCTGGCGCTTCACACCGCCTGACGTTTTGACCGATCTCGAACGCCGCCACGGCATTCATGGCGGCGATTCCGAGACCTCGCTGGTGCTTCATTTCAAGCCGCATCTGGTCGACATGCGCCGGGCGGAGAATTTTGTTTCCATCGCGGCCCGCGACGAGCAACAGTTCCGCTATCTCCGACCCACTGGCGCCTTCGGCCACGTCTATGCCTGGATCGCCTCGGACATCAATCCGGCCGGCGCGGTCGGCGACGCCAGTCTGGCGACCGCCGAAAAGGGACAGATCATTGCCGAGGCCAATGTGGCGGGCATGCTTGAAGTCCTGGCCGAAGTCGAGGCCATGCCCCTGCCCCAGTGA
- a CDS encoding FAD-dependent oxidoreductase, with the protein MALSSDLQNIPGGNHADVAIVGAGAVGLLLAADLARAGKRVLLLEAGQTDPNAADYVFDEISSAGRRFTGLQEGRFRTLGGTTTQWGGQLVPLEPMVFGERDWLAESGWPIESTELAEAYQATFDLLGMRGRLSEREVWQQLRAKPPATGDDLDLFLTRWAPEPNFARQFARDLRDNPRLVALTGATVSSLFLQGGGQRVGLNVTSGTGNVRITAGAVVLANGTIEIARLLMLPLEGAGVAPWASNPWLGRGFVDHVDVDAGLVRVLDVQRFHDVFDAAVLGGLKYLPKLKLSEQAQRRDRLLGVAAHFVSTSARTAQLTALKTMARNLINRTALEHEGLDFRHLPLLLDTIARTAERFLLHRRIYNPDDGGILLRLTGEQMMVRESGLALTDQRDTLGRPRATLDWRVDGVELGTLASFAVRVADYLERAGLAEVEIDPQLLARDPAFLERIEDGFHHMGMARMGASPSDGVVDRELKVFGTNNLFVAGAATFRSAGFANPTLTALALALRLSRALQSGTP; encoded by the coding sequence TTGGCGCTTTCGAGCGACCTCCAGAACATTCCCGGCGGAAATCATGCAGACGTTGCCATCGTGGGCGCAGGTGCGGTCGGCCTGCTGCTGGCCGCCGACCTCGCACGTGCCGGCAAGAGGGTGCTGCTGCTGGAAGCGGGGCAGACCGATCCCAACGCTGCGGACTATGTCTTTGACGAGATATCGAGTGCTGGCCGGCGGTTCACAGGGCTGCAGGAAGGGCGATTCCGGACGCTGGGTGGGACGACGACCCAATGGGGCGGCCAGCTGGTACCGCTCGAACCCATGGTGTTTGGCGAACGCGACTGGCTGGCGGAGAGCGGCTGGCCGATCGAGTCGACCGAACTTGCCGAAGCTTATCAGGCAACATTTGATCTGCTCGGCATGCGCGGACGTCTCAGCGAGCGGGAAGTCTGGCAGCAGCTCAGGGCCAAGCCGCCGGCAACGGGCGACGACCTCGACCTGTTCCTGACCCGTTGGGCACCCGAGCCCAATTTTGCGCGCCAGTTTGCCAGGGATCTCAGGGACAATCCCAGGCTCGTTGCGCTGACTGGCGCCACGGTCAGCAGCCTGTTCCTGCAGGGCGGCGGGCAGAGGGTCGGGCTGAACGTCACGAGTGGGACAGGCAATGTGCGGATAACGGCGGGCGCTGTCGTGCTGGCCAATGGCACAATCGAGATTGCGCGGCTGCTGATGCTGCCGCTGGAGGGCGCGGGCGTGGCGCCCTGGGCCAGTAACCCCTGGCTGGGGCGCGGCTTTGTCGACCATGTGGATGTCGATGCAGGTCTGGTGCGCGTGCTTGATGTCCAGCGCTTCCATGATGTCTTCGATGCCGCCGTCCTGGGAGGCCTCAAGTATCTCCCCAAACTCAAGCTATCGGAACAGGCGCAACGGCGGGACCGGTTGCTGGGTGTGGCGGCACATTTCGTTTCGACCTCGGCGCGGACGGCGCAATTGACTGCCCTCAAGACCATGGCGCGGAACCTGATCAACCGGACGGCGCTGGAGCATGAAGGGCTCGACTTCCGGCACCTGCCACTGCTGCTGGATACGATTGCCCGGACGGCGGAGCGTTTCCTGCTGCATCGCCGGATCTATAATCCTGACGATGGTGGAATCCTGCTGCGACTCACAGGCGAGCAGATGATGGTGCGCGAGAGCGGGCTGGCGCTGACCGACCAGCGCGACACGCTTGGCAGGCCGAGGGCGACGCTCGACTGGCGCGTGGATGGCGTGGAGCTTGGAACGCTGGCCAGTTTTGCTGTCCGGGTTGCCGACTATCTCGAAAGGGCGGGACTTGCGGAGGTCGAGATCGATCCCCAGCTCCTTGCACGCGACCCGGCGTTTCTCGAAAGGATCGAGGATGGCTTTCACCATATGGGCATGGCGCGAATGGGCGCTTCGCCGAGCGACGGCGTTGTCGATCGAGAGCTCAAAGTGTTCGGGACGAACAATCTTTTCGTCGCCGGTGCAGCCACTTTCCGATCTGCGGGTTTTGCCAATCCAACGCTAACGGCTTTGGCGCTGGCACTGCGCCTGTCGAGGGCGCTGCAGAGCGGCACGCCTTAG